One stretch of Asterias rubens chromosome 8, eAstRub1.3, whole genome shotgun sequence DNA includes these proteins:
- the LOC117293356 gene encoding protein YIPF5-like isoform X2, with product MAGYGGGQMDQQGFFQSSYDENQGSYGGGYDYSQQGYGGQPNIMSPQAAYTGEIMTPEPLPSGSSGYTDSFDDEPPLLEELGINFEHIYQKTLTVLNPLRETDPAAIHDSDLAGPLVFALAFGGTLLLAGKVQFGYIYGIGGLGCFAMWMLLNLMSITGVAVGCIISVLGYCLLPMVVLNCLAIVVSLESLFGTIASLVTIGWCSLSASKLFVTALAMDSQQLLVAYPCALLYGVFALLTVF from the exons TTCATACGGCGGCGGATACGACTACAGCCAACAAGGTTATGGAGGTCAGCCGAACATAATGTCACCACAAGCTGCATACACCGGGGAGATCATGACCCCTGAACCTTTGCCCTCTGGGTCAAGCGGCTACACAGACAGCTTCGATGATGAACCACCACTTCTTGAAG agctGGGAATCAATTTTGAGCACATTTATCAAAAG ACATTGACAGTCTTAAACCCACTGAGGGAGACAGATCCAGCAGCCATCCATGACAGTGATCTGGCAGGACCTCTGGTGTTTGCTCTGGCATTTGGAGGCACTCTACTATTG GCCGGTAAAGTGCAGTTTGGTTACATCTATGGTATCGGTGGTTTAGGATGCTTCGCTATGTGGATGTTACTAAACTTGATGAGTATTACGGGCGTTGCAGTGGGCTGCATTATCAGTGTGCTGGGCTATTGTCTGCTCCCTATGGTTGTACTCAACTGTCTGGCTATTGTTGTTTCATTAGA GAGTCTTTTTGGTACGATAGCTTCACTGGTGACCATCGGATGGTGTAGCTTATCGGCATCTAAACTGTTTGTAACGGCGCTAGCCATGGACTCCCAGCAACTCCTTGTGGCCTACCCATGTGCCCTCCTCTATGGAGTCTTCGCTCTTCTTACAGTTTTCTAA
- the LOC117293355 gene encoding protein SDA1 homolog, with amino-acid sequence MSDRNRNQLPNNLPQLQNLIKRDPESYVEEFLQQFRHYESNLQIFQLKPTQNSKNLIELIMFFCQISQCYPKELEEFPQQLIDLLQRHSTVLDPEMRMTFCKGLILLRNKGLIQPTSLLGLFFELLRCQDKLLRKMLYIHIVNDIKKLNKKHKDNKVNTTLQNFMYTMLRDSNAAAGKMSLDIMVELYGKNVWRDTKTVNVIVTACFSKITKIVVAALKFFLGSDAEDKNDSDSESDDEAPTPRTLLMAQRINKKTRKRKKKTDKALRIIKKDKKKNKPIVFNFSALHLIHDPQNFAEKLFRQLESSNERFEVKLMMMNLVSRLVGINQLFLFNFYPFLQRFVQPHQREVTKVLLFAAQSTHELVPPDIIETMVRTIVNNFVTERNSNDVMAVGLNAVREICSRCPLAMGADLLQDLVQYKTYRNKAVVHAARSLIQLFRSINPEMLHKRDRGKPTEHSVEIRAKEYGQSVAQDFIPGAEVLNEETPEGDGDASDQSDSDSDGSWHDVVHSSDEEGEAPESNPAESLTAEEKKAKATSISQTRLLSQQDFKDIKIHQLSKQMEGSKGKKRKHIEISEESGDVLSLNRIEGIQSRPRHDREARLATVMAGREGREKFGSKKGRMNPNASTTNKEKSKKKPFMMVKQKYNIKSKTKRSFRDKQIALRDCLIKRSKRR; translated from the exons ATGAGTGACAGAAATAGAAATCAACTTCCCAACAATCTCCCGCAGTTGCAGAATCTAATCAAGAGGGACCCAGAGTCGTATGTTGAAGAG TTTCTTCAACAGTTTCGCCACTATGAGTCCAACTTACAGATTTTCCAGTTGAAACCAACACAGAACTCCAAGAACCTCATAGAGTTGATCATGTTCTTCTGTCAG ATATCTCAATGTTACCCCAAGGAGCTGGAAGAGTTTCCTCAGCAACTCATTGATCTACTGCAGAGACACAGTACAGTCTTGGACCCAGAGATGAGAATG ACGTTTTGCAAGGGGCTGATCCTGCTGCGCAATAAGGGACTCATTCAACCCACCAGTCTCCTTGGATTGTTCTTTGAGTTACTGCGATGCCAGGACAAGCTGCTACGTAAGATGCTGTATATTCACATCGTCAATGATATTAAGAAACTCAACAAGAAGCATAAAGACAACAAAGTCAATACG ACTCTTCAGAATTTCATGTACACAATGCTGAGGGACAGTAATGCAGCCGCTGGTAAGATGTCTCTGGACATCATGGTTGAACTCTATGGAAAAAACGTCTG GAGagacacaaaaacagttaatgtCATCGTTACAGCATGCTTCTCTAAGATAACAAAG ATTGTTGTTGCTGCCCTGAAGTTCTTTTTAGGTTCAGATGCTGAGGACAAAAATGACAGCGACAGCGAGTCTGAT GATGAGGCACCAACACCAAGAACACTTCTCATGGCACAGCGAATCAACAAGAAAACACGGAAGAGAAAGAAGAAGACTGACAAGGCACTCAGAATTATCAAG AAAGACAAGAAGAAGAACAAGCCGATTGTCTTCAACTTCTCAGCACTTCACCTCATTCATGATCCTCAAA ATTTTGCAGAGAAGCTTTTCAGGCAACTAGAATCGTCCAATGAGAGGTTTGAGGTCAAACTGATGATGATGAACCTGGTCTCCCGATTGGTCGGAATCAATCAGCTGTTCCTCTTCAACTTCTACCCGTTTCTGCAGCGTTTTGTACAACCACATCAACGAG AGGTGACCAAGGTACTGCTGTTTGCTGCCCAGTCTACGCATGAGCTAGTCCCACCAGACATTATCGAAACCATGGTCAGGACGATCGTCAATAACTTTGTCACGGAGAGGAACTCCAATGACGTCATGGCTGTTGG TCTGAATGCAGTGCGTGAAATCTGCAGTCGATGTCCACTGGCGATGGGTGCAGACCTCCTTCAAGATTTAGTGCAGTACAAAACATATCGCAACAAGGCAGTGGTTCATGCTGCTAGGTCTCTTATACAGCTCTTCCGAAGCATTAATCCTGAGATGCTGCACAAGAGAGATAGg GGCAAACCCACGGAGCATAGCGTTGAGATCAGGGCAAAGGAGTACGGTCAGTCAGTAGCCCAGGATTTCATTCCAGGCGCTGAGGTGCTGAATGAAGAGACCCCAGAAGGAG acGGAGACGCTTCAGATCAAAGTGATTCTGATTCTGATGGGAGCTGGCACGACGTCGTTCATTCCTCAGATGAAGAAGGGGAAGCCCCAGAGTCCAATCCTGCCGAGAGCTTAACGGCTGAGGAGAAGAAAGCCAAAGCCACTTCCATAAGCCAGACTAGACTGCTGTCACAACAAGACTTCAAG GATATTAAGATACACCAGCTTAGCAAGCAGATGGAGGGGTCCAagggaaaaaagaggaaacataTAGAAATCAGCGAAGAAAG TGGTGATGTTCTCTCTCTGAATAGAATAGAAGGTATTCAGAGTCGACCGAGGCACGACAGAGAGGCAAGATTAGCTACTGTCATG GCTGGGCGGGAGGGTAGAGAGAAATTTGGCTCCAAGAAGGGTCGAATGAACCCCAACGCCAGCACCACCAATAAAGAGAAGAGCAAGAAGAAACCATTCATGATGGTCAAACAGAAATACAACATCAAGTCCAAGACAAAGCGCTCCTTCAGAGACAAACAG ATTGCACTCAGGGATTGCTTGATAAAGAGATCAAAGAGACGCTAA
- the LOC117293664 gene encoding amino acid transporter AVT3B-like — translation MHDGGGATNPVKIFANIFISFVGAGGLGLPFAFKEAGILEGVLILGFVSVVSVKAMLMLIDCKYKLEERLDVRRKFKIVSKVKMDDVEGKELLKNEDTAAQNGLNGQHGKSSAEETESPKNEIDYGDVGFYALGNKGKVLVDTSIVVSQIGFSCAYLIFISSNLVTFVPGLAKHHWVAVMMVPLTLLCLLRHLNRLALFSLFADFANIFAYSVVFWFDFEHVKNVRIHPKQMSMVGFPFFLGIAFYCYEGAGMILALESSVLASKRHKFKKIFITALTIVTVLYISFGVCGYLSFGAETESIITLNLPPGILPELVKSCLCFSLFFTYPVMMFPVVSIIESRLMPDPNKNEKHGNMLRSAMVLITGMVVILIPNIATLMALVGATCCTLLAFILPGLFHMEIFKESLTRREWMFDVFLIVMGILATCLGTWDALKRLFPWLEASSPEVLPSSLQVPVSDPVSDLIHVAHSVHQSLINGTNQP, via the exons ATGCACGACGGCGGGGGTGCCACGAATCCTGTAAAGATTTTCGCAAATATCTTCATTTCTTTCGTTGGTGCGGGCGGTCTTGGACTTCCGTTCGCTTTCAAAGAG GCCGGAATCTTAGAGGGGGTGTTAATTCTGGGCTTTGTGTCTGTAGTAAG TGTAAAAGCTATGCTCATGCTCATCGACTGCAAGTACAAGCTGGAGGAAAGACTAGATGTTCGCAGAAAGTTCAAAATTGTCAGCAAAGTGAAAATGGATGATGTTGAAGGGAAAGAGCTGCTCAAGAATGAGGACACGGCAGCACAGAATGGATTAAACGGACAGCATGGGAAGAGCTCAGCTGAGGAGACGGAG aGTCCGAAGAATGAGATAGACTATGGAGATGTAG GTTTCTACGCATTAGGAAATAAAGGAAAAGTACTTGTGGATACGTCCATTGTTGTGTCACAAATAG GATTTTCTTGCGCCTACCTCATCTTTATCTCAAGTAACCTCGTGACCTTTGTCCCCGGACTAGCCAAGCATCATTGGGTTGCTGTCATGATGGTCCCTCTGACGTTATTGTGTCTGCTCAGACATCTCAATAGATTAGCATTGTTCAG CCTGTTTGCGGACTTTGCAAACATATTTGCATATTCCGTCGTCTTTTGGTTTGACTTTGAGCATGTGAAGAATGTGCG GATTCATCCCAAACAGATGTCTATGGTGGGATTTCCTTTTTTCCTTGGCATTGCATTCTACTGTTATGAG ggAGCTGGAATGATTCTTGCTCTTGAATCCTCTGTTTTAGCCTCCAAAAGGCACAAGTTTAAAAA AATTTTCATAACTGCCCTGACAATCGTCACAGTGCTGTATATTAGTTTTGGTGTGTGTGGATATCTG TCGTTTGGAGCAGAAACAGAAAGTATCATCACATTAAACCTTCCTCCCG GTATTCTTCCAGAGCTTGTTAAGAGCTGTCTCTGTTTCTCTCTATTCTTCACATATCCCGTCATGATGTTCCCCGTGGTTAGCATTATCGAATCCAGGCTAATGCCTGAcccaaataaaaatgaaaaacatggg AATATGCTGCGTTCAGCCATGGTGTTAATAACGGGTATGGTGGTGATTCTTATACCAAACATTGCAACGCTGATGGCGCTGGTTGGCGCAACGTGCTGTACTCTTCTAGCTTTTATCCTACCCGGATTATTTCATATGGAAATATTCAAAGA GTCTCTGACAAGAAGAGAGTGGATGTTTGATGTATTTCTTATAGTCATGGGAATCTTAGc GACTTGTCTTGGTACATGGGACGCCTTAAAGCGTCTATTTCCCTGGCTGGAAGCAAGCAGCCCTGAAGTCCTTCCGAGCTCCCTACAAGTACCCGTCAGTGATCCAGTCAGTGAtcttatacatgtagcacacTCCGTTCATCAATCACTCATCAATGGAACAAACCAGCCTTAG